GTCTACGCCGCGGGCGTGCTCACGGCCGTCGATGCGGTCATGAACGCGCGGACGCCGCAGGGCGCGACGGCGTGGGTGTTCGCCCTCGCCACACTGCCTCTCGCGGCGCTCCCGCTGTACTGGATCTTCGGGCGGTTCAAGTTCGAGGACTACCTCACCACGCTCCGCGACTTCGACTCCGAGATCGCGGACGGGCTGGCAAAGGCGAAGGAGGGGCCGCTCCGACCGTTCCTCATACGTGATAAGCGGGAGAGCGACGGACGCGAGGTCGGCGAAATGCGGGCGTTCGACGAGATGGCGACGCTTCCGTTCACGCGGGGCAACGACGTCCGCCTGCTGATCAACGGCGACGCGACGTTCGAGGCGCTCTTCGAGGCCCTCGACGCCGCCGAGGACTACATCCTCACCCAGTTCTACATCGTCCACGACGACGACATCGGGCGGCGCTACAAGCGGCACCTCCTCGACGCCGCCCGCCGCGGCGTGACCGTCCGGTTCATGTACGACACCGTCGGGTGCTGGAAGCTGCCGAAGGCCTACAAGCGCGAGCTCGAGGACGCCGGCGTGTGCCTCTGCCCCTTCACCGGCCCGCGGAACTGGCTCAAGAAGCTCCGGCTCAACTTCCGCAACCACCGCAAGATCACCGTCGTGGACGGCCGGATCGGGTTCGTGGGCGGCCACAACGTGGGCGACGAGTACCTCGGCAATACGGAAGACTTTCCGCACTGGCGCGACACGCACCTCCGCGTCGAGGGGCCGATCGTGCAGGGCCTCCAGTTGTCGTTCGCCCGCGACTGGTACTACGGGACCCGCGAGGAGCTCGACGGCCTCGTGTGGGCCCCCGAGGCGGCCGGGGCCGACCGCACGGCGCTCGTGATGTCATCCGGCCCGGCCGATGAGATCGAGACGTGCGGCCTGCTGTACACCCACGCCATCGAGAGTGCGGAGAAGCGCGTTTGGATCGCGACGCCGTACTTCGTGCCCGACGGCCGCGTGCTCGGCGCCCTCCAGCTGGCGGCCCTCCGCGGCGTCGACGTCCGGGTGATCATGCCGCGGACGAGCGACAGCGTGCTCTTCAAGTGGGTCCCCTACGCGTACCTCCCCGAGGTCGAGCGCGCCGGCGTGAAGGTCTACCTCTACGAGCCGGGCTTCATGCACCAGAAGGTCGCCCTCGTCGACGACGACTTCGCCATCGTGGGCACGGCCAACTTCGACAACCGCTCGTTCCGGCTCAACTTCGAGACGACCGTCGTCACGCGCGACGCCGAGATTTGTGGCGAGGTCGCGTCGATGCTGGAGCGCGACATCGAGCGCGCCACGCGGATCACGCGCGAGGACCTCGCCGACAAGTCGTTCGCCTTCCGGTTCGCGGCCAACGCCACGCAGCTCCTGGCGCCGGTGCTCTGAGGCGCCGGGGTGCCCGCCTCGGCATCGAGGCGGGCGCGGTCAGTGGTACAGGAACAGCGGGACCGTCGCCTCCTCGAGCAGCCGCGTCGCGCTCGACCCGAAGATCATCTTGCGGAAGCCCGACTTGGCGTAGGCCCCGGACACGACGAGGTCGGCGCGGTCGCCCTGCGCCAGTTCGAGGATCCGGTCCGACGCGTGGGTGCTCTCGATGCCAGTCGTCGTGACGGTTTCAAATCCGTGGGCCGTGAGGTAGGCCGCGGCGTCGGCGCGGAGCCGCTCGCTGGCCAACCGGTCGGCCTCGCTGCTTCCGCGGACGTGAACGATCTCGACGGCGAGGTCGGTCCCGAACGGCGCGAGGTGGGCAAACTTCTGGAGCGCCCGCGCGGACGGCGCGCTGCCGTCATAAGCGACGGCGACCCGGGACACCGCTGGGCGCGTCTGGCCGACGATCAGTGTCGCCGCGGCGGCCTCCTGGAGCACCTTGCCCAGCGTGTGCGTCCGCTTCTCGGGTTCGGCGTAGTAGAAGTGGCTCTCCCGGCCGGTCACCAGCAGGTCGTGTGTCCGCATCTCGTCGAGCAGGCTCTTGACGAGCTCGCCCTCCCCAACGCGGTCGCCCGTGTGACGGACGCCCTCTGCCTCGACGCGCTCGGTGAACTGGGCGATGAGTTCGTTCGCTCGCTGGCGGGTTTCCTCGGTGAGCCTCTCCCGGAGCTTCTCGGCGTAGTACATCGACCCGATGCCCCCGCCCGTGGCCTCCTGCCCGATGGAGTCCTTGTCGACGAACGCGAGCCCGGTGAGCTCTCCGTCGGTCCGTTTGGCGATGTCGATGGCCGTCTCCGTCGCGATGGGCGTGTCGGAGTCAGGGTCGAGAACGACGAGGATGCGCTGAGTCATGGCCAGGGGGAGAAGGGACTCGAAGGTACGCGAGGAGAGCCCCAAGGCGTTCCGACTGACAGCCTGTCACGGACTGGTCTACGAGTGGTATACCAGAGGCGATCAGTGGTCTATCCCGTCGGTCGCCCTCCTCCGGTTCCGTCCACACCCCTCTGTATTACTCTGTATGAAAGAATAGAATGCTGAAGAAGTAGTAGGGCTGTGGATCCCGTGGACAACCCTGGAGGCCGGTGTGCTGTGGAGAGCCGTGGACAACACCCCCCACCCATCCACAGCGGCGTCCACGACGTCCGTGTCGAATCCAGTCGCTGGAGAGGCCGTCTGGGGCGATCGGGGGGGTGCCGTCCACATCTCCACACTCGTCCACAGCAAGGCGGCGCGTCTAGCCCGTTCGGTGGAAGGGCAGAGAGGGTGTGGACAAGAGGTCGCACAGCCCGTGGGCGGTCTGGGGTTGACGAGAGGCCCAGGTCCCCCACCATCGGGAGCGTCCACAGGGCTTCCCAGTCCGGCTGGGGTTTTCCACACCTCCATCCACAGTGTGGATAGCCTTTTTCAGGGCGTTTGAGCCGGTCGGTGGATGGCCTCGGTCCGACAGCGACACGGAATGAGCCCGAACAGAGGCGGGGCCGCGCCGACACATCGACACGGCCCCGCGGGAAATAAGACGTTCGGAGTCTGCTACGGCCGGCCGAGGAGGGAGAACATCTTCTGCTTATAGGTCTCGACGCCCGGCTGATTGAAGGGGTCGACGTCCAGCATCGTCCCGCTCACGGCGACGGCGTGCTCGTAGAAGTAGAGGAGGCGCCCGAGCGTCTCGGCGTCGAGGCGTGAGAGCGTGAGCGTCCAGTTGGGGACGCCGCCCTCAGCATGGGCCTCGGCCGTCCCCTCGTAGGCCTTCTCATTGACGAAGCCGTAGGGCTTGCCGGCGAGGTAGTTCAGCCCGTCCGGGTCGCTGTCCTCCTCCTTCACCGCCGGGCCGTCGTCGGCGTCGTCGATGCGGAGGAACGTCTCGACGAGCACGCGCTGGCCCTGCTGGACGTACTGCCCGACCGAGTGGAGGTCGGTGGTGTACTGGAGCGTGACCGGGAACAGACCCTTCCCCTCTTTCCCTTCGCTCTCGCCGAAGAGTTGTTGCCACCAGTCACCGATGCCGGTCAGCCGCGGGTCCATCGAGGCGAGGACCTCCGTCTTGTAGCCGGACTCGTGGAAGGCGTGGCGGTCGGCGGCGTACTGGAGCGCCGGGTGGGAGGCGTCCGCCTCGGTGAGCTCGCGGGCTTCGGCGACGGCGCCGTAGAACAGCGTCCGCACGTCGACGCCCGAGGCGGCGATGGGCAGGAGGCCGACCGGCGTGAGGACCGAGAACCGTCCGCCGACGTCGTCCGGCACCACGTAGCGGCGGTAGCCGCGCTCGACGGCGAAGTCGTGGAGCGTGCCCCGCTGAGCGTCCGTCGTGGCGATGATCCGTCGGTCGGCGTCGTCGAACCGATCCTCCAGGAACCGGCGCGCGAGGCGGAAGGCCAGCGCCGGCTCCAGCGTCGTCCCCGACTTGGAGATGATGTTGATGTAGACGCTCTTGCCGTCGAGGTACTCGAAGAGGCGTCGGTGGTAGTCCGGTCCGAGGTGGTGGCCGGCGAAGAGGACCTCCGGGCCGTCATCCGAGAACGGCGGGACGAGCGCCTGCATGACGGCCTCGGCACCGAGGTACGACCCGCCGATCCCGATGCAGAGGAGCGCGTCGGCCCGCTCGCGAATCTCGTTGGCCGTGTCGGCGACGCTTTCGAGGAGGGCGTCGTCGGGGTCGAGGAGCATCTGACGCCAGCCGAGCATCTCAGGGCTGGCGGTCTCACCGTTGAGGACACGCTGGTGAGCGGCGAGGACGTCACCGTCGAGGGCGTCGCGGTCGACGTCGAGCTCGGCGAGCGCGTCGGCGGCGTACTGGCGGTCGAAGTGGAGGGGCATGGGTCGGGTGGAGAGGGGCGGTGCGAACGCCCGCGGCCCGACGTGGTGCCGCAGTTGGGTCCAGGACCGGAGCCCGATCAAGCGGCCGCCGTCCCGATTCAGTCCGCCTCGGTGAGACGGTCGAGGCGGGCGCACTGACGCCGCGCGCGGGCGCGGACGGACGGCGCCGGGTGGTCGAGCGCGGCCTCGACGGATGGGCGAACCCGCTCGAGAAGGCTCGGATGCTGATGCACGACGGCGACGAGCGCGTCGAGTGCGTTCGCGCGGACCGCGGAGGGCTCGGTCCGCAACCAGTGGGCGGCGTGGTCGACCAGCCGGTGGGCGCTCTCGACGTCGAACGGGACGCGCGACAGCAGAAGCGGGAGCAGTCGGCGGAGCGCGCCACCGGGTCGGTCGGCCTCGGCCGCGTCGAGGAGGGCTCCGGCGAAGGGCGCCAGCGGGCGCGGGTCGTGGCGCGCGGCCCGGTCGAGGGCGATCGCCGCGCGGTTGCGGAGGCCCTCCTCGTCGTGAGCCAGCGCGTCGACGAGGACCTCGACGAGGTCGGGATGAGTGACGACCTCCTCCGCGACGGCCCGGGCGTGGCCCAGGGTGCCGGGCGTGTCGCCCTCGGCGAGACGGAGGAGCACCGGGTGCACGCTACCGGTAGCGGCCCTCGCGGAAGACCGACCGGATGTCCTCCAGCACCTCCCGGTCGATCCGGAGCGTCTCCCCCGCCGCGAGGTCGACGTCAGCGACCTCGTCGATGCGGAGGTCGTAGTTCTCCCAGCCCATGTAGTCGGTCAGGATCTTCTGGAACCCGGCGTCGACCTCGCCATCGGCTGGGCCGTCGTAGAAGTCGCGCTCGATCCAGATCTCCTGGAGCTCACGGGCGATCGCGGGCGTGACCTCGACCATGTCGGCCGGGTCGGAGTCGGTGAAGTAGAGGTCGTTGAGCGCGACGAGCCGCTCGAGCTCGGCGAGCGGCGTCGGGTGGTCGTAGACCGAGATGTCGACAACGACGTCAGAGCCGTCGTAGCCTGCGCCCTGGCGGTGGACGACGAGGGCCGCGGACTGCTCGCCGCGCTTGTCGCCGCCCGCGCGGCCGCCCGCGACGAGGGCCGCCGTGAGCCGTTGCGCGAGCGTGCCCGACGTCGCTTCGAATGTCTCCGCGATCGCGTCGACGGTGGCCTGCGAGACGAGGATGTTGCCCTGGGCCGCGTAGCCCTGTCCGACCGCGACCACGCCCGCCTCGGCGACGGCGTCGGAGCCGCCGACCCGCCCGCCGCGCCACTCGAAGGCGTCGGCGCCGGTGAACGTCGCGGCGTTGCCGTGCGCGTCGACCATCCCGACCTGCCGGACGGCCGGGTTCGGGTCGTTGCGCATCGAGATGCGAAGGGCCTCCTCGGCCGTCGCGCCCTGGCGCATGAGCGCGATGCCCTCCGGACCGTACGCGAGGCGGGCGAAGCTCTGCGTCGCGACGGCGCCGACTCCGGCTTGGACGGTCGGCACCATGAATCGGACGTTCGGGAACTTCGACTGGACCGCCACGCCGATCTCGCCCGTCGTCGTGTCGACGGCGACGATCGAGAACGTCGACACGAGCGGGTCGTCGG
This sequence is a window from Rubrivirga marina. Protein-coding genes within it:
- the cls gene encoding cardiolipin synthase, yielding MDLGTFDLGLAGWGLFVVYAAGVLTAVDAVMNARTPQGATAWVFALATLPLAALPLYWIFGRFKFEDYLTTLRDFDSEIADGLAKAKEGPLRPFLIRDKRESDGREVGEMRAFDEMATLPFTRGNDVRLLINGDATFEALFEALDAAEDYILTQFYIVHDDDIGRRYKRHLLDAARRGVTVRFMYDTVGCWKLPKAYKRELEDAGVCLCPFTGPRNWLKKLRLNFRNHRKITVVDGRIGFVGGHNVGDEYLGNTEDFPHWRDTHLRVEGPIVQGLQLSFARDWYYGTREELDGLVWAPEAAGADRTALVMSSGPADEIETCGLLYTHAIESAEKRVWIATPYFVPDGRVLGALQLAALRGVDVRVIMPRTSDSVLFKWVPYAYLPEVERAGVKVYLYEPGFMHQKVALVDDDFAIVGTANFDNRSFRLNFETTVVTRDAEICGEVASMLERDIERATRITREDLADKSFAFRFAANATQLLAPVL
- a CDS encoding universal stress protein produces the protein MTQRILVVLDPDSDTPIATETAIDIAKRTDGELTGLAFVDKDSIGQEATGGGIGSMYYAEKLRERLTEETRQRANELIAQFTERVEAEGVRHTGDRVGEGELVKSLLDEMRTHDLLVTGRESHFYYAEPEKRTHTLGKVLQEAAAATLIVGQTRPAVSRVAVAYDGSAPSARALQKFAHLAPFGTDLAVEIVHVRGSSEADRLASERLRADAAAYLTAHGFETVTTTGIESTHASDRILELAQGDRADLVVSGAYAKSGFRKMIFGSSATRLLEEATVPLFLYH
- a CDS encoding glucose-6-phosphate isomerase, with protein sequence MPLHFDRQYAADALAELDVDRDALDGDVLAAHQRVLNGETASPEMLGWRQMLLDPDDALLESVADTANEIRERADALLCIGIGGSYLGAEAVMQALVPPFSDDGPEVLFAGHHLGPDYHRRLFEYLDGKSVYINIISKSGTTLEPALAFRLARRFLEDRFDDADRRIIATTDAQRGTLHDFAVERGYRRYVVPDDVGGRFSVLTPVGLLPIAASGVDVRTLFYGAVAEARELTEADASHPALQYAADRHAFHESGYKTEVLASMDPRLTGIGDWWQQLFGESEGKEGKGLFPVTLQYTTDLHSVGQYVQQGQRVLVETFLRIDDADDGPAVKEEDSDPDGLNYLAGKPYGFVNEKAYEGTAEAHAEGGVPNWTLTLSRLDAETLGRLLYFYEHAVAVSGTMLDVDPFNQPGVETYKQKMFSLLGRP
- a CDS encoding DUF1028 domain-containing protein; this encodes MPTPAPRLFVSLVALVGLAVSGCGLEAERVVTDDPLVSTFSIVAVDTTTGEIGVAVQSKFPNVRFMVPTVQAGVGAVATQSFARLAYGPEGIALMRQGATAEEALRISMRNDPNPAVRQVGMVDAHGNAATFTGADAFEWRGGRVGGSDAVAEAGVVAVGQGYAAQGNILVSQATVDAIAETFEATSGTLAQRLTAALVAGGRAGGDKRGEQSAALVVHRQGAGYDGSDVVVDISVYDHPTPLAELERLVALNDLYFTDSDPADMVEVTPAIARELQEIWIERDFYDGPADGEVDAGFQKILTDYMGWENYDLRIDEVADVDLAAGETLRIDREVLEDIRSVFREGRYR